From the genome of Scytonema hofmannii PCC 7110, one region includes:
- a CDS encoding NHLP family bacteriocin export ABC transporter peptidase/permease/ATPase subunit has product MTNDKKGVIRRRTPTVLQMEAVECGAAALGIILGYYGRIVPLAQLRQDCGVSRDGSKASNILNAARSYGLNAKGLKADLDGLRQLQCPYIVFWNFNHFLVVEGFSNQRVYLNDPGTGPRSVSWQEFDTSFTGLILFLEPSPQFQKGGSKPNIILALRERLQGSGEVLAYCIFAGFLLVIPGLVSPIFSQVFVDNILVENRQDWLRPLLLGMILTTILDGLLTLLQLRFLRRMKIKLSVSMSSRFLWHILRLPVSFYAQRFAGEISNRIRLNDELADLLSGKLATTAIAAVMVIFYIIVMLQYDAVLTLIGIVFVAVNLLALQQVSRWRVDANIRLMQEQGKVGGVAISGLQSMETLKASGLESDFFTRWAGYYANATNARQEIDITNQGLGILPSFLSTITSMLVLAVGGLRVMDGNLTIGMLVAFQGLMQNFMEPVNNLVSLGRDLQEVEGSLNRLDDVLQNPVVPHLKEEIRETSSEPLTFSRIMPKLQGYVNLENVTFGYNQIGAPLIENFNLSIKPGQRVALIGGSGSGKSTIAKLICGLYEPNQGEIKFDGKSRNQIPRPVLVNSVAFVEQDILLFAGSVRDNLTLWDTTVPESHLVQACQDAAIHDNILSLPGGYDSILLEGANNLSGGQRQRLEIARALVNNPSILIMDEATSALDTETEKIIDQKLRQRGCTCIIVAHRLSTIRDCDEIIVLEGGKVVQRGTHEELQQIEGAYSHLIHSEGDAL; this is encoded by the coding sequence ATGACAAATGACAAAAAAGGGGTTATTCGGCGTCGTACCCCAACTGTTTTACAAATGGAAGCGGTGGAATGCGGTGCGGCTGCTTTGGGAATTATTTTGGGTTATTACGGTCGGATTGTACCCCTAGCGCAATTACGTCAAGATTGTGGGGTATCGCGGGACGGGAGCAAAGCTTCAAATATCCTTAATGCTGCTAGAAGCTACGGGTTGAATGCCAAGGGTTTGAAAGCCGACTTGGATGGACTGCGACAGTTGCAATGTCCCTACATCGTTTTTTGGAACTTTAACCATTTCTTAGTGGTAGAGGGATTTAGCAACCAGCGAGTTTATTTGAACGATCCCGGAACTGGACCGAGGTCAGTATCCTGGCAAGAATTTGACACGAGTTTCACGGGGCTTATACTGTTTTTAGAACCAAGTCCACAATTCCAAAAAGGTGGTAGCAAGCCTAACATTATCCTAGCTTTGCGGGAACGTCTGCAAGGGTCTGGTGAGGTACTTGCCTATTGCATTTTTGCCGGATTTTTACTCGTCATTCCCGGACTGGTATCACCTATATTTTCTCAAGTGTTTGTCGATAATATTTTGGTGGAAAATAGGCAAGATTGGCTGCGACCGCTCTTGTTAGGAATGATACTTACAACTATCTTGGATGGACTGTTGACATTACTACAGTTAAGGTTCTTGCGACGGATGAAGATTAAGTTATCTGTAAGTATGTCTAGCCGATTTCTCTGGCACATCCTGCGTTTACCTGTCAGTTTTTATGCTCAAAGATTTGCTGGTGAAATCAGCAATCGCATTCGCCTGAACGACGAGTTAGCCGATCTTCTGTCGGGGAAATTAGCCACAACTGCGATCGCAGCAGTCATGGTCATTTTTTATATAATAGTCATGCTGCAATATGATGCAGTGTTGACCTTAATTGGGATTGTCTTTGTCGCTGTAAATCTTTTAGCATTGCAGCAAGTATCTCGGTGGCGCGTAGACGCCAATATCAGATTAATGCAGGAGCAAGGAAAAGTAGGCGGGGTAGCTATTTCCGGTCTCCAAAGTATGGAAACGTTAAAAGCATCTGGTTTAGAGTCTGATTTTTTTACTCGATGGGCGGGCTATTACGCCAATGCGACCAACGCCCGACAGGAAATAGATATAACTAATCAGGGACTGGGAATTTTGCCATCGTTCCTCTCGACAATCACATCTATGCTAGTTTTAGCCGTTGGTGGGTTGCGGGTTATGGATGGCAACCTAACTATTGGAATGCTAGTGGCATTTCAGGGACTGATGCAAAATTTTATGGAACCCGTGAATAATCTCGTTAGCCTTGGCAGAGATCTCCAAGAAGTTGAGGGTAGCCTAAATCGATTGGATGATGTTTTGCAAAACCCTGTAGTTCCTCATTTGAAAGAGGAAATAAGAGAAACTTCCTCTGAACCCCTAACTTTCTCTAGAATCATGCCCAAATTGCAGGGGTATGTCAATTTGGAGAATGTCACCTTTGGCTATAACCAAATTGGTGCTCCTTTGATTGAAAACTTTAATTTATCAATCAAACCAGGACAGCGAGTTGCCCTTATAGGTGGAAGTGGTTCTGGTAAATCAACCATTGCCAAACTTATATGCGGGCTATACGAACCCAATCAGGGAGAAATTAAGTTTGATGGCAAATCCAGAAATCAAATTCCTCGCCCAGTTCTAGTGAATTCTGTTGCCTTCGTAGAGCAAGATATTTTATTATTTGCTGGTAGCGTCAGGGACAATCTGACTCTTTGGGACACCACTGTACCTGAAAGCCATTTAGTGCAGGCTTGTCAAGATGCAGCCATCCATGATAATATTCTCTCCCTACCGGGAGGCTATGATAGCATCCTTTTAGAAGGGGCTAATAATTTGAGTGGCGGTCAGCGACAGCGTTTGGAAATAGCTCGTGCTTTAGTGAATAACCCCTCAATCCTCATCATGGATGAAGCCACTAGCGCCCTAGATACTGAAACGGAAAAAATTATTGACCAAAAACTGCGTCAGCGCGGATGTACCTGCATTATCGTGGCACATCGACTGAGTACCATTCGCGACTGCGATGAAATTATTGTCTTGGAAGGAGGAAAGGTAGTACAACGGGGAACCCATGAAGAATTGCAACAAATCGAAGGAGCATACTCGCATTTGATCCACAGTGAGGGAGATGCTCTTTGA